From a region of the Thermodesulfobacteriota bacterium genome:
- the gmd gene encoding GDP-mannose 4,6-dehydratase — MNRRTALITGITGQDGAYLAELLLEKGYEVHGIKRRTSLFNTDRIDHLYKDPHEADRRFILHYGDMTDSSSLLRVVQEVQPDELYNLAAQSHVQVSFEEPEYTADSDALGALRLLEAIRILGLSGKTRFYQASTSELYGLVQEVPQNEKTPFYPRSPYAVAKLYAYWITVNYREAYGLYACNGILFNHESPVRGETFVTRKITRALARIKLGLQDRLFLGNLDARRDWGHARDYVEMMWLMLQQEAPDDFVIATGEQHTVREFVATAAAEVGINLRWEGAGRQEKGYDAESGRCLVEVDPRYFRPTEVEILLGDPTKARTVLGWQPRTRFKALVQEMMRDDLRLAERDHLCSRKGFQAFSYHE, encoded by the coding sequence ATGAATCGACGAACGGCTTTGATCACCGGCATCACCGGACAGGACGGCGCCTATCTCGCCGAGCTTCTGCTGGAAAAGGGCTATGAGGTGCATGGCATCAAGCGCCGCACCTCCCTCTTCAATACCGACCGTATCGACCACCTCTACAAGGATCCCCACGAGGCGGACCGGCGCTTTATCCTCCACTATGGAGACATGACCGACTCCTCCAGCCTGCTCAGGGTCGTCCAGGAGGTCCAGCCGGACGAGCTGTACAACCTGGCTGCCCAGAGCCATGTCCAGGTCTCCTTCGAAGAGCCGGAATACACCGCCGACTCGGACGCCCTGGGCGCGCTCCGGCTCCTGGAGGCCATCCGTATCCTGGGCCTGTCAGGGAAGACCCGGTTCTACCAGGCCTCCACGTCCGAGCTCTACGGACTGGTGCAGGAGGTGCCCCAGAACGAAAAAACGCCGTTCTATCCCCGCTCACCATACGCGGTAGCCAAGCTCTATGCATACTGGATCACGGTCAACTACCGGGAGGCATACGGCCTGTATGCCTGCAACGGCATCCTTTTCAACCACGAATCTCCGGTGCGGGGCGAAACCTTCGTCACCCGCAAGATCACCCGCGCCCTGGCCCGGATCAAGCTCGGCCTGCAGGATCGCCTCTTCCTGGGCAACCTGGATGCGCGGCGGGACTGGGGCCATGCCCGGGACTATGTGGAGATGATGTGGCTCATGCTCCAGCAGGAGGCACCTGACGACTTCGTGATCGCCACCGGTGAGCAGCATACCGTCCGCGAATTCGTGGCCACCGCTGCCGCGGAGGTCGGGATCAACCTGCGCTGGGAAGGAGCCGGCCGCCAGGAGAAGGGCTATGATGCCGAGTCAGGGCGTTGTCTGGTGGAAGTGGACCCCCGCTACTTCAGGCCCACCGAGGTTGAAATCTTGCTGGGGGATCCTACCAAGGCCCGGACGGTCCTGGGCTGGCAGCCCCGGACCCGCTTCAAGGCTCTGGTCCAGGAGATGATGCGCGACGACCTCAGGCTGGCCGAGCGGGACCACCTGTGCTCCCGGAAGGGGTTCCAGGCCTTCTCCTACCATGAATGA
- the xrtD gene encoding VPLPA-CTERM-specific exosortase XrtD, which produces MSTSYKTTTMSWLLLAAMILALALAFRLGLEKLLVRWDTGDNDYGYLVVPLVVYLLWDAKERFRFTELSWSGLGLPIALLAAIVAVLGEKGSMETALFIGLWGTVVAVFAMLYGSRVRRLWFPLLILFFITPLPPFLNNLLTFRLRMVASTLSVMLLRASGVTVFLEGNVIDLGGNQLEVVDACSGLRYFMPMILMALLVGYFFTRGAWRRGMLLALVLPLSIVTNAVRIWITGLLTVSGHPEMAENLFHDFSGWSMFVLATAILAACGWLLMRIGRPPQPAVPTTIESGSRPTTPAVQVGLAASMILLFAGSGWLLTATPGAASPPARESFASFPMTIGDWKGERHHLSKEILDRLWADDYVDATFTRPDSPSQILLLVPYYSWQGTGHTAHAPQACLLGGGFEMEQSRPLRIRVSPTEEIEVQSMILRRGDLTMLASYYFLQRGRVVTDPWRNKLFLVWDSITRQRTDGALVRVEMALGQQVSLEEARQELSDFHARLWQLLPRHVPS; this is translated from the coding sequence ATGTCCACGTCCTACAAGACGACCACCATGTCATGGCTGCTCCTGGCGGCCATGATTCTTGCCTTGGCGCTGGCTTTTCGTCTCGGCCTGGAAAAGCTCCTGGTGCGCTGGGATACCGGGGACAACGACTACGGCTATCTGGTTGTCCCCCTGGTCGTCTACCTCTTGTGGGACGCCAAGGAGCGGTTCCGATTCACCGAGCTCTCCTGGAGCGGCCTCGGCCTGCCGATCGCCCTGCTGGCTGCGATCGTGGCCGTCCTGGGAGAAAAGGGCTCCATGGAGACCGCCCTGTTCATCGGTCTGTGGGGGACGGTCGTGGCCGTCTTCGCCATGCTCTATGGCAGCCGTGTCCGCCGCCTGTGGTTCCCCCTCCTGATCCTCTTCTTCATCACCCCCCTGCCGCCGTTCCTCAACAACCTTCTCACGTTCCGGTTGCGGATGGTGGCCAGCACCCTGTCGGTGATGCTGCTGCGGGCGAGCGGGGTCACCGTCTTCCTGGAAGGCAATGTCATCGATCTGGGCGGCAACCAGTTGGAGGTGGTTGATGCCTGCAGCGGGCTGCGCTACTTCATGCCCATGATCCTCATGGCCCTCCTGGTCGGGTACTTCTTCACCAGGGGGGCTTGGCGGCGCGGCATGCTGTTGGCCCTGGTGCTGCCCCTGTCCATTGTCACCAATGCGGTGCGGATCTGGATTACCGGCCTCCTGACCGTAAGCGGCCATCCGGAAATGGCGGAGAATCTCTTCCATGACTTCTCCGGCTGGTCCATGTTTGTCTTGGCGACTGCCATCCTGGCCGCCTGCGGCTGGCTGTTGATGCGGATCGGCCGGCCACCGCAACCGGCGGTGCCGACGACCATTGAATCTGGCAGCCGGCCCACCACTCCAGCCGTGCAGGTCGGGCTTGCGGCCTCCATGATCCTGCTCTTTGCGGGCAGTGGTTGGCTGCTCACTGCCACCCCAGGAGCTGCCAGCCCTCCTGCCAGGGAGAGCTTTGCCAGCTTTCCCATGACCATTGGCGACTGGAAAGGCGAGCGGCATCACCTGTCCAAAGAGATCCTGGACCGCCTCTGGGCCGACGACTATGTGGATGCCACCTTCACCCGCCCCGACTCCCCGAGCCAGATCCTGCTCCTGGTGCCTTATTACAGCTGGCAGGGCACGGGGCACACTGCCCACGCCCCCCAGGCCTGCCTTCTGGGGGGCGGCTTCGAGATGGAGCAGAGCCGCCCTTTGCGGATCCGGGTCAGCCCCACCGAGGAGATCGAGGTCCAGAGCATGATCCTGCGGCGGGGAGACCTCACCATGCTGGCCAGCTACTATTTCCTGCAGCGGGGAAGGGTGGTGACCGACCCGTGGCGGAACAAGCTGTTTCTGGTTTGGGACTCCATCACCCGGCAGCGAACCGATGGCGCCCTGGTGCGGGTGGAGATGGCTCTGGGCCAACAGGTCTCCCTGGAAGAGGCCCGGCAGGAGCTGAGCGACTTCCATGCCCGACTCTGGCAGCTTCTACCGCGCCATGTGCCTTCTTGA
- a CDS encoding glycosyltransferase family 4 protein — translation MASAGRPLRVLIIVENLPLPFDRRVWQEANTLAAAGHRVSIICPTGKGFEARYEELNGIAIYRHPLPLEGEGAMGYAAEYASSLFWEFVLAIRVLRERGFDVIQACNPPDTIFLIGLFFKLFFRKNFVFDHHDINPELYIAKFGRKDVLYRLICLLERLTFMTADCSIATNESYRQIAISRGRMPPEKVIVVRSGPALDRLQIVPANPAWKKGKAYLVGYVGVMGKQEGLDHLLAAVKILVEEMGRTDVHFVIIGGGTELEAAKSLCTRMALGSVVTFTGRIPDAPMVEALCTADVCVNPDVANEMNDKSTMNKIMEYMALGKPVVQYDLTEGRVSAQEASLYAERNNPRDLAAKIAYLLDRPELRRQMGDFGFRRVRADLHWGVEAPKYLRAMEKLGAAR, via the coding sequence ATGGCATCGGCTGGTAGGCCTCTTCGGGTCCTCATCATCGTCGAGAACCTGCCCCTGCCCTTCGATCGCCGGGTCTGGCAGGAGGCCAACACCCTGGCCGCCGCCGGTCATCGGGTGTCCATCATCTGCCCCACCGGCAAAGGCTTCGAGGCCCGCTACGAGGAGCTGAACGGCATCGCCATCTACCGGCACCCGCTGCCGTTGGAGGGCGAAGGGGCCATGGGCTATGCGGCGGAATACGCCTCCTCGCTGTTCTGGGAATTCGTACTGGCCATCCGGGTGTTGAGAGAGCGGGGCTTCGACGTCATCCAGGCCTGCAACCCGCCGGACACCATCTTCCTCATTGGCCTCTTCTTCAAGCTCTTCTTCCGCAAGAACTTCGTCTTCGACCACCACGACATCAACCCCGAGCTCTACATCGCCAAGTTCGGCCGCAAGGACGTGCTGTACCGTCTGATCTGCCTTCTTGAGCGGTTGACCTTCATGACCGCTGACTGCAGCATTGCCACCAACGAGTCCTACCGGCAGATTGCCATCAGCCGAGGCCGCATGCCTCCGGAGAAGGTGATCGTCGTGCGCAGCGGCCCAGCCCTGGACCGCCTGCAGATCGTGCCCGCCAATCCGGCCTGGAAAAAGGGCAAGGCCTATCTGGTGGGCTACGTCGGGGTCATGGGCAAGCAGGAAGGGCTGGACCACCTCCTGGCGGCCGTCAAGATCCTTGTCGAAGAAATGGGGCGGACCGACGTCCATTTTGTTATTATCGGGGGCGGCACCGAGCTGGAGGCTGCCAAGTCTCTGTGCACCCGGATGGCGCTGGGATCCGTCGTCACCTTCACTGGCCGCATCCCGGATGCCCCCATGGTGGAGGCGCTGTGCACCGCCGATGTCTGCGTCAATCCGGACGTAGCCAACGAGATGAACGACAAGTCCACCATGAACAAGATCATGGAGTACATGGCCCTGGGCAAGCCCGTGGTCCAATATGACCTCACCGAAGGCCGGGTATCCGCCCAGGAGGCCAGCCTGTACGCCGAGCGCAACAACCCCCGGGATCTGGCCGCCAAGATCGCCTATCTCCTGGACCGGCCGGAGCTGCGACGGCAGATGGGCGACTTCGGTTTCCGGCGGGTGCGGGCCGACCTGCACTGGGGCGTCGAGGCCCCCAAGTACCTTCGGGCCATGGAGAAGCTGGGCGCCGCCAGGTAG
- a CDS encoding nucleotide sugar dehydrogenase: MRISIFGMGYVGAVSAGCLAGQGHRVTGVDPVSAKVDLINQGLTPIIEKDIAELIWQGVAAQRLTATVDTRQAVAASELSLVCVGTPSQLNGNLDLRYIRRVCEEIGAALRDKDARHVVVIRSTILPGTMRGVVIPTLEEHSGKRAGSDLGVCNNPEFLREGTAVWDFHHPPKTVIGETDPASGDLLASLYAGLDAPVFRTDIETAEMVKYADNAWHAVKIGFANEIGGFCKKVGIDSHRVMEIFCQDTKLNISANYLRPGFAFGGSCLPKDLRALTYKARSLDLELPLLSSVLPSNESHLHRSFQMIMDKGRRRIGVLGFSFKAGTDDLRESPVVELIERLLGKGCDLRIYDRNVNLARLVGANRDYILNHIPHISKLMVPTLDEALEHGETIVIGNGDPEFRSILLRLRPEQFLVDLVRIADSPKPTERYDGIGW; this comes from the coding sequence GTGCGAATCAGCATCTTCGGCATGGGGTACGTAGGGGCTGTCTCTGCCGGCTGTCTGGCCGGCCAAGGCCACCGGGTGACCGGCGTCGATCCGGTGTCTGCCAAGGTGGACCTTATCAACCAGGGCCTGACCCCCATCATTGAAAAGGACATCGCAGAGCTGATCTGGCAGGGGGTAGCAGCCCAGCGGCTCACCGCCACTGTCGACACCCGGCAGGCGGTGGCGGCAAGCGAGCTGTCCCTGGTGTGCGTCGGCACCCCCAGCCAGCTGAACGGCAACCTCGACCTGCGCTACATCCGGCGGGTCTGCGAGGAGATCGGCGCCGCGCTCCGGGACAAGGACGCGCGCCACGTGGTGGTGATCCGCTCCACCATCCTGCCGGGCACCATGCGAGGGGTGGTCATCCCCACCCTGGAGGAGCACAGCGGCAAGCGTGCGGGATCCGACCTCGGAGTCTGCAACAACCCGGAGTTTCTCCGGGAAGGGACGGCGGTCTGGGACTTCCACCATCCACCCAAGACCGTGATCGGCGAGACCGACCCGGCCAGCGGCGATCTTCTGGCCAGTCTCTATGCCGGGCTCGACGCCCCGGTCTTCCGCACCGACATCGAGACCGCGGAGATGGTGAAGTACGCCGACAATGCCTGGCATGCGGTCAAGATCGGCTTTGCCAATGAGATCGGCGGGTTTTGCAAGAAGGTCGGCATCGACAGCCACCGGGTCATGGAGATCTTCTGCCAGGACACCAAGCTCAACATCTCGGCCAACTACCTCCGTCCCGGCTTCGCCTTTGGCGGCTCCTGTCTGCCCAAGGACTTGCGGGCCCTGACCTACAAGGCCCGCTCCCTGGACCTGGAGCTGCCCCTCCTCTCCTCTGTCCTGCCCAGCAACGAAAGCCACCTCCACCGATCCTTCCAGATGATCATGGACAAAGGCCGCAGAAGGATCGGGGTCCTGGGCTTCAGCTTCAAGGCCGGCACCGACGACTTGCGGGAGAGTCCAGTGGTGGAGCTCATCGAACGGCTATTGGGTAAAGGCTGCGACCTGCGTATCTACGACCGCAACGTCAACTTGGCCCGGCTGGTGGGCGCCAACCGGGACTACATCCTCAACCACATCCCCCACATCTCGAAGCTGATGGTGCCGACCCTGGACGAGGCCCTGGAGCACGGCGAGACCATCGTGATCGGCAACGGCGACCCGGAGTTCCGGAGCATCCTGCTGCGGCTGCGGCCTGAGCAGTTCCTGGTCGATCTCGTCCGGATCGCCGATTCCCCCAAGCCGACGGAGCGGTACGATGGCATCGGCTGGTAG
- a CDS encoding alginate lyase family protein — protein sequence MPQANKIRWLWNRLSVMSGAEVLFRARRTAQARLEAMGVGVVRQVPPPAAPTRGGDWLPRPQADAFAADGYAAAARRILAGHWPVFALDDADLGPLPNWNRDPRTGRTAPLVFGKTLDYRDPSKVGDIKYLWEPNRHLQLVTVAQAYALTGDGFFLTGLAGQLDSWLRQCPYLMGPNWTSSLELGIRLINWALVWQLAGGWSSPLFAGPAGEDLRRRWLESIFQHAHFIQGHFSRHSSANNHLIGEATGLFIATITWPFWDRCRQWQALAHGILVEEAVRQNWPDGVNKEQAVSYQQFVLDFLVLALLAGTACGVTFPPAYRAIIERMLEYLAAIMDVAGHLPMLGDADDGYAVRLSQEAGFCPYRSLLATGAVLFDRPDLAARARIFDDKSRWLLGAKAAARFRTLASTPAPAGPGRTFASGGYYLLGLDLGTGQEVRCLVDCGPLGYLSIAAHGHADALALCLSVAGREILVDPGTFAYHTQKAWRNYFRGTGAHNTVRIDGLDQSEIGGSFLWLRKARATCEVWQPGDDADLFAGNHDGYQRLADPVLHRRQVVLDKKAREIVVTDTLECRGQHIVERFWHLAEGCEVSRDDGGVLVQNGPVRVALAASDAGELILRRGEEKPPCGWVSRSFDRKVPSTALGMLNSVIGTTTLVTRLRILSW from the coding sequence ATGCCACAAGCCAACAAGATCCGCTGGCTCTGGAATCGTCTGTCCGTCATGTCGGGAGCCGAGGTGCTCTTCCGTGCGCGCCGGACCGCGCAGGCCCGTCTCGAGGCCATGGGCGTCGGGGTGGTCCGACAGGTGCCGCCCCCAGCCGCGCCGACGAGGGGCGGCGATTGGCTACCCCGGCCACAGGCCGACGCCTTTGCAGCCGACGGTTATGCCGCTGCCGCCCGCCGGATCCTGGCCGGCCACTGGCCAGTCTTTGCCCTGGACGACGCCGATCTGGGGCCGCTTCCCAACTGGAACCGGGATCCCCGCACCGGCCGCACCGCGCCTTTGGTGTTCGGCAAGACCCTGGACTACCGGGATCCCAGCAAGGTGGGGGACATCAAGTACCTCTGGGAGCCCAACCGCCACCTGCAGCTGGTGACTGTGGCGCAGGCCTATGCCCTCACCGGCGACGGTTTCTTCCTGACTGGTCTTGCCGGCCAGCTCGACTCCTGGCTCCGCCAGTGCCCGTATCTGATGGGACCCAACTGGACCAGCTCCCTGGAGCTGGGCATCCGCCTCATCAACTGGGCCCTGGTCTGGCAGCTGGCAGGCGGCTGGAGCTCTCCCCTCTTTGCAGGCCCCGCCGGGGAAGACCTGCGGCGGCGCTGGCTGGAGTCCATTTTTCAACACGCCCATTTCATCCAAGGCCACTTCTCCCGGCACTCGTCGGCGAACAATCATCTCATCGGCGAGGCGACAGGCCTCTTCATCGCCACGATCACCTGGCCCTTTTGGGACCGCTGCCGCCAGTGGCAGGCCCTGGCCCACGGCATCCTGGTGGAAGAAGCGGTCCGGCAGAACTGGCCGGACGGCGTCAACAAGGAACAGGCGGTCAGCTACCAGCAGTTCGTCTTGGACTTCCTTGTGCTGGCGCTCCTGGCCGGCACGGCCTGCGGCGTCACCTTCCCGCCGGCCTATCGGGCGATCATCGAAAGGATGCTGGAATATCTGGCCGCCATCATGGATGTGGCCGGCCACCTGCCCATGCTGGGCGATGCCGACGACGGCTATGCCGTCCGCCTCAGTCAGGAGGCGGGGTTCTGTCCTTACCGCTCCCTCCTGGCCACCGGCGCCGTCCTTTTCGATCGTCCGGACCTGGCGGCCAGGGCCCGAATCTTCGACGACAAGAGCCGTTGGCTGCTGGGCGCCAAGGCTGCCGCCCGCTTCCGCACCCTGGCCTCCACCCCGGCTCCGGCTGGCCCCGGCCGGACCTTTGCCTCCGGCGGCTACTATCTTCTGGGCCTGGACCTGGGGACCGGACAGGAGGTCCGCTGCCTGGTGGACTGTGGCCCCCTGGGCTACCTGTCCATCGCCGCCCACGGCCATGCCGATGCCCTGGCCCTCTGTCTGTCGGTGGCCGGCCGGGAGATTCTGGTCGATCCCGGCACCTTTGCCTACCACACCCAGAAGGCCTGGCGGAACTACTTCCGGGGCACCGGCGCCCACAACACCGTACGAATCGATGGCCTCGACCAGTCGGAGATCGGCGGCAGCTTCCTGTGGCTGCGAAAGGCGCGGGCCACCTGCGAGGTCTGGCAGCCAGGTGACGATGCCGATCTCTTCGCGGGTAACCACGACGGGTACCAGCGCCTCGCCGACCCGGTGCTGCACCGCCGGCAGGTGGTGCTCGACAAGAAGGCGCGGGAGATCGTCGTCACCGACACCCTGGAATGCCGGGGCCAGCACATCGTCGAACGTTTCTGGCATCTTGCCGAGGGCTGTGAGGTCAGCCGCGATGACGGCGGGGTACTCGTGCAAAACGGGCCGGTGCGGGTGGCGCTTGCCGCCAGCGACGCCGGCGAGCTGATATTGCGCCGCGGCGAGGAAAAGCCGCCGTGCGGCTGGGTCTCACGCTCCTTCGACAGGAAGGTTCCCAGCACCGCCCTGGGAATGCTAAACTCCGTTATTGGCACCACAACACTGGTCACCCGCCTGCGGATTCTTTCGTGGTGA